The Salvia miltiorrhiza cultivar Shanhuang (shh) chromosome 1, IMPLAD_Smil_shh, whole genome shotgun sequence genome has a window encoding:
- the LOC130994331 gene encoding protein MIZU-KUSSEI 1, with product MEDPAAPSAPSPPPLAALTLLQPSGKKRNKPGRVLRVFRNVFRSFPIIAPTCRFPALPGGGGLPDIRISGGSRVTGTLFGYRKGRVSFSIQENPRTLPTAVVELAMQTHVLQREMGVGMVRIALECEKRPEKAAEELLDEPLWTMFCNGKKSGYAVKREASEDDLQVMELLRAVSMGAGVLPGRSESEGPDGEMAYMRAHFDRVVGSHDSETLYMVSPDGNTGPELSIFFVRLG from the coding sequence ATGGAGGACCCCGCCGCGCCGTCCGCCCCTTCTCCTCCGCCGCTGGCCGCCCTGACGCTCCTGCAGCCCTCCGGCAAGAAGAGGAACAAGCCGGGGCGAGTCCTCCGCGTGTTCCGTAACGTGTTCCGGTCGTTCCCGATCATCGCCCCCACGTGCCGCTTCCCGGCCCTCCCCGGTGGCGGCGGCCTCCCCGACATCCGCATCTCCGGCGGCAGCCGCGTGACGGGGACGCTCTTCGGGTACCGCAAGGGGCGCGTGAGCTTCTCCATCCAGGAGAACCCCCGCACGCTGCCGACGGCGGTGGTGGAGCTGGCCATGCAGACGCACGTGCTGCAGCGGGAGATGGGCGTCGGCATGGTCCGGATCGCCCTCGAGTGCGAGAAGCGGCCGGAGAAGGCGGCGGAGGAGCTGCTCGACGAGCCGCTATGGACCATGTTCTGCAACGGCAAGAAGAGCGGCTACGCCGTCAAGCGGGAGGCGAGCGAGGACGACCTGCAGGTCATGGAGCTGCTCCGAGCGGTGTCTATGGGCGCCGGGGTGCTGCCGGGCCGCTCCGAGTCCGAGGGCCCCGACGGCGAGATGGCCTACATGCGGGCCCACTTCGACCGCGTTGTCGGCTCCCACGACTCCGAGACGCTCTACATGGTCAGCCCCGACGGGAACACCGGCCCCGAGCTTAGTATTTTCTTTGTCAGGCTGGGATGA